AAGTAAAAAAAGTCCAATGGCTTGATCCCGTTCCAGATGCACTGAAAGGCAAAAACGTACTGGTCGTCGACGAAGTGGACGACAGCCGCGTTACCATGGAGTTCTGCCTGAACGAATTGTTGAAAGAAGATTTCGGCACTGTCGGCGTGGCAGTATTGCATGAAAAAATCAAAGCCAAAGTTGGTAAAATTCCTGAAGGTGTCCCTTATTTCAGCGGCATTACCGTTGAAGACTGGTGGATCAACTATCCTTGGGACGCGCTGGATATCGACGAACACAACAAATTGGCCGCGCAAAACCAATAAGTCTGGCACGACGTCGCAACAAGCCTTTTCATCTGATTTTCAATTCAATCTCCTGAAAATCAGATGAGTGTGCTTGTCCGATTGTCTGAGGCCGTCTGAAACACACAAACCGGAGAACAACATGATTACACTGGCCGTAGATGCCATGGGCGGAGATGCAGGCCTTGCGATTACCGTCCCCGGTGCAGTGGATTTCCTGAAACAGCAATCCGACGTACATCTGATTATGGTCGGTGATGAAGCAGCAGTCCGCCAAGCATTAAGCTCGGCAGGCGCGCCTATGGACCGCATTACCGTCTGCCATGCAGCGCAAGTCGTTGAAATGGATGAAGCGCCTCAATCTGCGCTGAAAAATAAAAAAGAATCATCCATGCGCATCGCCATCAACCAAGTTAAAGAAGGCAACGCGCAAGCCGCCGTATCGGCAGGCAATACCGGCGCACTGATGGCGACCGCCCGATTCGTCCTCAAAACCATTCCCGGCATTGAGCGCCCTGCCATCGCTAAATTCCTGCCATCCGACAGCGAACACGTTACTTTGGCCTTGGATTTAGGTGCCAACGTCGACTGTACGCCCGAACAACTGGTTCAATTTGCCATCATCGGCAGCGAGCTGGTACACGCACTACACCCTGAAAAAGGCAGCCCGCGCGTCGCCCTCTTGAACGTCGGTACAGAAGACATCAAGGGTACGGAGGCCGTCAAACAAACCTTTAAATTGTTAAGCAGCAGCAAACTCAACTTTATCGGCAATATCGAAAGCAACAGCGTTTTGTATGGCGAAGCCGATGTCGTTGTCGCAGACGGATTTGTCGGCAACGTTATGCTCAAAACCATCGAAGGCGCGGTTAAATTCATGAGCGGCGCCATCCGCCGTGAATTCCAAAGCACCTTGTTCAACAAACTTGCCGCCATTGCCGCCCTGCCCGCACTCAAAGGCTTGAAAGGCAAACTGGATCCGCGCAAATTTAACGGTGCCATCCTGCTTGGTTTACGCGGTATCGTGATTAAGAGCCATGGCGGAACCGACGAAGTCGGCTTCCGTTATGCTTTGGAAGAAGCCTACCACGAAGCCAAATCTGCCGGCCTCGCCCAAATCGAACAAGGCGTAGCCACCCAGTTGGCTGCTTTGGAAGCCGCAAAAGCAGCAGCCGAACAGGAAGAAACCCCTGCTTCAACAACGGAGGCTTAAGGCTGATATACACAGGCCGTCTGAAACTTCACAATGTTCAGACGGCCTGTTTTTATCTTTAATCACCGACTTCATTCTTAATATTGGGAATTTTCCCATTTTCGCTTACAATACCCGACTATCTGAATCAACTCTCTAAAAAGGCCGTTCTCATGCAATATGCCAAAATTTCCGGTACAGGCAGCTACCTTCCTGCCAACCGCGTCAGCAATGACGACCTTGCCAAAAAAGTGGACACTTCCGACGAGTGGATTACCACGCGTACAGGTATCAAATTTCGCCATATTGCAGACGACAGCGAAAAAACCAGCGACTTGGCCGCCGAGTCAGCACGCCGTGCCTTGGCAGATGCCGGTTTGCAGGCTGACGATATCGACCTGATTATTGTCGCCACAGCCACTCCCGATATGCAGTTCCCTTCTACGGCAACCATCGTGCAGCAAAAATTGGGCATTGCCAACGGCTGCCCCGCCTTTGACGTACAAGCCGTGTGCGCCGGTTTTATGTATGCCCTGACCACTGCCAATGCCTATATCAAAAGCGGCATGGCGAAAAACGCTTTGGTTATCGGTGCTGAAACCTTCAGCCGCATCGTCGATTGGAACGACCGCACCACCTGTGTCCTCTTTGGCGACGGCGCAGGCGCGGTTGTCTTAAGCGCATCTGACGAACCGGGCATCATCCACGGCAAACTCAAAGCCGACGGCAACTACCTCAACCTTTTAAACGTCCCGGGACAAATCGCCAACGGCCAAATTTGCGGTTCGCCCTACATCAGCATGGACGGCCCTGGCGTATTCAAGTTTGCCGTCAAAATGCTGGCAAAAATTGCAGATGACGTTATCGAAGAAGCCGGTTACACCACCAATCAAATCGATTGGCTTGTGCCGCACCAAGCCAATAAGCGCATTATCGACTCTACCGCCAAACACTTGGGCTTGAGTATGGACAAAGTGATCTTGACCGTCCAAGACCACGGCAACACCTCCGCCGCTTCCATTCCTCTGGCACTGGATGTCGGCATTAAAAACGGCCAAATCAAACGTGGACAAAACCTCTTGCTCGAAGGCATCGGCGGCGGTTTTGCCTGGGGTGCGGTTTTGGTGAAATACTAACGGTTGGGCCGTCTGAACATCCCTTTCAGCCGGCCTATTCTGCTCAAACCCATGAAATCTCTAACGTTTGCACTTTGCATTAGCAGCCTGTTTTTAAGCATAACGGCTATAATATTGCCTAAACTGGCAATCGCCTATCTCGCACTGAGCGCATACGTTTTCCTGCTTTACTACCGAGACAAACAGCGCGCACGCAACCACGGCAGGCGCATACCCGAAGCAAAATTGCACCTACTCAATCTGCTTGGCGGCTGGCCGGGCGGTTATTGCGGCAGCCTCGCATTCAGGCACAAAACCAGTAAACCTGAATTTGTCCGCACCTTCCGGCTGACCGTCGCAACCAATACTGTCGCCACTTTCCTTCTGCTGGCAGACACCCTCAAACATTCAAACCAATAAGGAATTACCATGTCTTTCGCATTCTTCTTCCCCGGACAAGGCTCACAAAGCCTAGGCATGATGAACGGCTTTGCCGAGCAAGCCATCGTTAAAGCCACATTTGACGAAGCTTCCGCCGTATTGGGTCAAGACCTGTGGGCAATGATTAACGGCGAAGATGCCGAATTAATCGGACAAACCGTCAACACCCAGCCCATCATGCTGGCTGCCGGCATTGCCACCTACCGCGCCTACTTAGAAGCCGGCGGTAAAATCCCTTCCGTCGTTGCAGGCCACAGTCTCGGCGAATACACCGCCCTCGTCGCTGCCGGCGCATTAGATTTTGCAGACGCGGTCAAACTGGTTCGCCTGCGCGCCGAACTCATGCAATCTGCTGTACCACAAGGCGTAGGTGCAATGGCCGCTATCTTGGGTTTGGAAGATGAACAAGTAAAAGCCATTTGTGCCGAAGCTGCACAAGGCGAAGTCGTTGAAGCCGTCAACTTCAACTCCCCAGGCCAAGTCGTAATTGCCGGCAACACTGCCGCAGTCGAACGCGCCATGGCCGCTGCCAAAGAAGCCGGAGCCAAACGCGCCCTGCTGCTGCCCGTTTCTGTTCCTTCACATTGCAGCCTCATGAAGCCTGCAGCGGAAAAACTTGCCGAAGCACTGAAAGACATCACCATCAAACAACCGCAAATCCGCGTTATTCATAACGCCGATGTTGCCTCTTATGATGATGCCGACAAAATCAAAGATGCCTTGGTACGCCAACTGTACAGCCCGGTACGCTGGACAGAAACCGTCAACGCACTTGTTTCCGAAGGCATCACCGAATCCGCCGAATGCGGCCCCGGCAAAGTCCTCGCAGGCCTCGCCAAACGCATCAATAAAGAAGCCGCGTGCAGCGCATTGACCAATGCCGATCAAGTGGCTGCATTTATCGAAGCTCACTAAGCTTGCAGCCTTTCATGTTCCAAACGACCTTTCTTAATGAGAGGTCGTTTTTAATGCCTTTCAGTTGTGTTGAAATAGGAGAGTGAATGGTAACAGAAGGACATTTTTTCTATTTCAACTTAGCATTAGTTTTTTAAATATTTAAGGTTGTCTGAAAAAATTTTACAGAAAGAAAAATCTTTTTTATCCCAAAGCAGTAATTTCGTCACACCAGCATCTTCATTGCGATATAATCACTAAGCCTTACTAATCCGATAGATTAACAAAATTTAATCTACATAGCATCGGAATACCGAGCCAATGATAGAAAAACTGACCTTCGACCTATTTACTCAAGAAGATTCGCGCAGCTTCATGTGCTTGATGGAGTAGCGGTGGCATCGCTAGTTGCGGGAAATTACCCTCAACGATTTCAGGCCACCTGAGTTGGCATTAAACCGAATCAACCGCAAAAACCATACTATCTTCCAGTACAAATCTTTTCAAGGCAATGCACGGGAGATTTTCGGCTACCGCAAAGTCATTTACGAATATAAGCCAACCCATACCAGCTATGTTGCAGAAATGAATAGAGAATTATTCTTTCTTTTTGATGAAGAAAATACTGAAGGATTTATCTGATAAATTCGATACCCAGCATCAACAGTATACCAAAGCAATCCCAGATATGATGAGCAAGCAGTTCTGGCGTGGTATTTATAAGGAAGACTAAACGATGAGTGCCCTGATATACATTGCTACCCATACAGATGATTATCGTTTCCCTCGAATATCGGGCTATATCCCAATTTTTGCGGGAAAAGCTTTACATGGTGAAGTCACAGCAATACAAGGTGACGATACCGGAAAAAATATTTCCATACTAAACAACCAATTTTGCGAATTGACTGCGCTGTATTGGATTTGGAAAAACAGCTATGCAAACATAGTCGGTCTAGTGCATTATCGTCGCTATTTCGCTGATTTGAACCACCCTGAAATGAACATTATCCACATGGGTAAACCAATTTTGGATACAGACAGACTTTCTGACCTAATATCATCTGAAAAACGAATCATCTTACCCAAACCGAAAAGTTTCGGCAAACGACGGTTCTTCAAACTATTTAAAAAACAAAAGACCGTTTATCAGCAATATAGTGAGTGTCATTTCAAAAAAGACTGGCTGGAACTGGAAAAAACTGTCCATAGGCTTTTCCCTGAATATTTTCCATCATTAGAAACGGTCAAAAATGATACACAAATGAGCTGCTGCAATATGTTCATCGCCCATAAGTCCTTTATCGATGCCTATTGTACATGGTTGTTTGAGATTTTGTTTGACTTATATAACCGGCTAGATATTAGTGATTACGACAATTATCAACGACGTATTTTCGGATTTATGGCAGAACGCCTTCTGAACGTTTATGTCCGACATCATGCTACTGATTTTGACATCCAATATTTAGATATTACTTTTTTAGAGTAAACCATAATGACTCAAAAAACAGAGTTCTTAATCGTAGGTGCTGGCTTTACCGGAGCCGTCATCGCACGTGAACTGGCGGAAGCTGGTCATAAAATTATTGTTATTGATCAGCGCAACCACATTGCAGGCAATTGCCATACTGAGCGAGATCAGGAAACAGGCGTAATGGAACACGTTTACGGCCCCCATATTTTCCACACCGACGACGAAGAAGTATGGAACTACGTCAATAAACACGGCGAATTCATACCCTATACCAACCGCGTCAAAACCACCTACAACAATCAGGTCTATTCTCTGCCCGTCAACCTGCATACCATCAATCAGTTTTACCAAAAAGCCTTTTCGCCCGCAGAAGCGTACCAGCATATTACTGAAATAGCTGATAACTCGATTGTCGAGCCGAAAAACTTTGAAGAACAAGCCCTGAAATTCATCGGTAAAGACTTATATGAAGCCTTCTTCAAAGGTTATACCCAAAAACAATGGGGACGCAGCCCGATTGAGCTGCCCGCCAGCATTCTTAAACGACTGCCTGTACGTTTCAACTACAACGACAATTATTTCGCACACCGCTTCCAGGCCATCCCTAAGGATGGCTATACCGTCGTCGTACAATCCATCCTGAACCATCCGAATATTTCAGTATCTCTCAATACAGCATTTTCCGTAGAAGCGGCAGAAGGTAAACACATTATTTGGACGGGCAAGTTGGACGAATACTTCCAATATGCGCAGGGGCGTTTGGCATACCGTACGCTGGACTTTGAAAAACACTCTGCTGAAGGCGACTTCCAGGGCTGTGCGGTCATGAATTACGGCAATGCCGACATTCCCTACACCCGCATCGCCGAACACAAACACTTCACCCCCTGGGAAGAACACGAAAAAACCATCTATTTCAAAGAGTTCAGTCGTGAGTGCGGAGAGGGCGACATCCCCTACTATCCAGTAAACCTGAGCAGCTCTTCCGGCCTGCTGGAAGGCTACTTCGCCCTTGCTGAAAAGGAAAACGGCGTAACCTTCGCCGGTCGTCTGGGTACCTACCGCTATATGGATATGGACGTTACCATTAAAGAAGCCTTGAAATTAAGCCGCCGTATGCTTGAAGATTTGAATGCGGCTAAACCTTTAGCAAGTTTTTACCATAAATAAAGCGTCAAGGTCGTCTGAAACAGACCACCGATTCACAGCATCACATCCTGATTATGAATAAAACCATCATCCTTGCCGTCCCCTATATGTACGGGTTGGACAAGTGCATAGAAAAAAACCTGTGCTACCACGGCTTCAATGTTATCAATCTCTGTTACGACGACAGGGACTCATACTATCCGCACATAGGCTGCCGTATTCTCAGTTTATATCATAAATACATTAAAAAAGATGGCGATTATAAGAAAAAACTGAAATATTCCCGCTACCGCAAGCAGATAACAGAAAAACTGGCTTCCTTGGGAGATGGCAAAGCAGACTACGCCCTCTGCATCCGTGCCAATATTTATCCTAAAGAAATTATTTCCTCTATCCGCAAATACAGCAAAGTATGTGTCAACTACCAATGGGACGGCATCGACCGTTTCCCTGATATCGTCGAATATCTGCCCTATTTTGACCACTGCTGGGTGTTCAATAAAAACGATGTGGAGAAATATCCCCAACACCGTTTTAAAGCGACCACCAATTTCTATTTCGATTTTCTGATTGAGGGAGAGGGAAAAACGGAAGGCCTTTATTTTTTAGGAGGCTACGAAACAGGCAGAGAACACCAAACCTCCATTTTTCTTGATGAAGCACGCAGATTGGGGCTGCCGTTGGATTTCTACATCTACTGCAAAGACGACCGTGCAAGCAAAATTTTTGGCAACGACGGCATTACCTATTTGAATCGACAAAGCATCCTGAGCTTCGAGCAAAACCTGCAAAAGGTCAAAAACTGCCTGGCAGTCGTCGATTTTGTCCAATTTGAAAATTACGGCTTGTCTTTCCGTGTATTCGATGCACTGTGTTTCGACAAAAAACTGATTACCACCAATCAGGCAGTAGCAGCATGCGACTTCTTCCATCCCGACAACATCTTTATTTGGAACGGAGAAAGCCTTGATGGATTGGAAGACTTTTTCAGACGACCTTACCATCCTGTTCTCGAAGAAATAAAAAACAAATACGCCTTCGGCAACTGGGTTCGCCGAATCCTCGACATACCAGACGAAGCATAAACAGATACCATGACGACCGAACAAAAAACGATTATCCTGGGGATGCCCTACAACTACCAGATTTACTATGTCATTGAGGCAGCTCTAAGATATCAAGGCTTCAATGTTATTAGCATTGTCTTGGATGATTCTAATTTCCACTATCCTTCCCTCTTTGATCGTCTGAAAGTTAAATTCAGGCAACTGGTGTTGCGGGATAAAAACGCTAAAAAGAAACTCAAATCTGCTCAATTAATGCGAGATGTCGAAAACAAACTGGTAACGCATGGTAAAGTAGATTACGCTTTGTTTATTCGAAGTGATGTTTATTCACTTGAATTTTTAGATATGATTAAACGCCATACCCGTCCCGGCAATATGATCAACTACCAATGGGACGGCATTGACCGCTTTCCCGCCATTTGGGATTGCGCCGACCGGTTCGACCGCATTTACGTTTTTGATCCCGTCGATATGCGAAATCCGAAACATCCTTTCCTGCCAGCCACCAACTTCTATTTCGACCACGATGTCAACCTGCCCGAAAACCCGCCCAACGATTTCTATTTCATCGGCTGGCATATGCCTGACCGCGCCCCGATTATTTCCGAGTTCGGTAAAGTGGCCGAAACGCTGGGCTGGAAGCTCGACTTCAATATCGGCTGTCTGAATACTGACGTTGACACCCTCCGCCGTTTTTATCCTACGGAAAACATCAAAATCTTCATCGGCGTCAGAAGTTTCGCAGACAACCTCGAAGCCGCCAAACAGGCAAAAATCCTGATAGATTTCAAAACGCCCGTTCACAACGGCCTCTCGTTCCGCCCCTTTGAAGCCCTCGGCTACCGCAAAAAACTGATTACCACCAACGCCGAAATCAAAAAATACGATTTCTACCACCCCGACAACATCTTCGTTTGGGACGGTAAAAGTTTGGACGGTTTGGCAGAATTTGTCGCCAAACCCTACTGTGAACTGCCGCCCGAAATCTACCAAAAATACAGTTTCGGCAACTGGTTGCGCTATATTCTGGACATACAGCCCCATCAAAAAATAACCCTGCCCGAATAAACGGAGAGGCCGTCTGAAATTTGCCGATATAGCAGATAAAATAGGCAATGTCCGTACCGTCATTCCCGCGCAGGCGGGAATCCAGAGATTTGAGATTACGGTAATCTCTAAACATCTCTGAAAGATTAAGATCGGGATTCCCGCCTACGCGGGAATGACAATACGGAGGCTTCTTATTTTGTTTCAGACGGCCTCAAAAATTAGATTCATCACACTATTTATGCTATAAGGTCGTCTGAAATAAACAGACTCTATTCTCGAAACAAGGAAGTAAACATGAGTACACAAGATTTAAGCGGCAAAGTCGCATTGGTAACAGGCGCATCGCGTGGTATCGGCGCGGCAATTGCCGACACGCTGGCGGCGGCAGGTGCCAAAGTCATCGGCACGGCAACCAGCGAAAGCGGCGCGGCAGCGATTAGCGAGCGTCTGGCGCAATGGGGCGGCGAAGGCCGTGCATTGAATTCTGCCGAACCCGAAACCATCGAAAACCTGATTGCCGACATTGAAAAAGCGTTCGGCAAGCTAGATATTTTGGTCAACAACGCGGGCATCACCCGCGACAACCTCCTGATGCGTATGAAAGAAGAAGAGTGGGACGACATCATGCAGATTAACCTCAAATCCGTGTTCCGCGCCTCCAAAGCCGTATTGCGCGGCATGATGAAGCAGCGTGCAGGCCGCATCATCAACATCACATCCGTCGTCGGCGTGATGGGCAATGCCGGTCAAACCAACTATGCTGCGGCAAAAGCAGGTTTGATCGGTTTCTCCAAATCCATGGCGCGCGAAGTTGGCAGCCGCGGCATTACCGTCAACTGCGTCGCCCCCGGCTTTATCGACACCGACATGACCCGCGCGCTACCCGAAGAAACCCGCAAAACCTTTGAAGCGCAAACTTCGCTGGGCAAATTTGGCGAAGCGCAGGACATCGCAGATGCGGTCTTGTTCCTCGCTTCCGACCAAGCGAAATACATCACCGGTCAAACGCTGCACGTCAACGGCGGCATGTTGATGCCTTAAACCATTTATTTAAAGGCCGTCTGAATATTTCAGACGGCCCTTTTTGTCAATCAAAACACTACTTTACATTCTATCTTGATATAATCTTAATAATCCGTTAGATAACGCTCGAAACAGTAAGTCCAAATAAGCATGATACGGGAAATCAAATCGCAGAAATGAAGTTCATTCTGTGCGTTTTTATTTGGGTTTGCTGTCGGTTTTCGACGTGTTTCAGACGGCCTATATAACAATAGCTACTTTTAACGAAAGGCCGCCCACTCTATGCACGAATTTTCCCTTGCTCCCATTGTCATTGTCCTGTTGGTTTCCGTCATTACGGTTATCTGCTGTCGCAAGTTCAACATTCCTTCCATGCTCGGTTATCTTTTGGTCGGTTTTATTGCCGGTCCGGGTATGTTCAAACTGATTCCGCAAAGCCACGCCACCGACTATTTGGGCGAAATTGGCATTGTATTCTTGATGTTCAGCATCGGTCTCGAATTCTCCCTACCCAAACTCAAAGCCATGCGCCGCCTCGTATTCGGTTTGGGCGGTTTGCAAGTCATCATTACCATGCTCTCGATTATGGGCATTTTGATGGCAATGGGCACGCCGTTTAACTGGGCGTTTGCCACTGCGGGCGCACTGACCATGTCGTCCACCGCCATCGTCAGCCGCATTCTGTCGGAGAAAACCGAACTGGGTCAGCCGCATGGTCAAATGGCCATGGGCGTTTTGCTGATGCAAGATATTGCCGTTGTACCGCTGATGATTCTGATTCCGGCACTTGCTGGCGGCAGCGAAGGCAACTTATGGGTAGAGCTGGGCTTGGCCGGTTTGAAAATGTTGCTGACCTTGGGCATTTTGTTTGTTGTCGGCAGCCGTGTGATGTCACGCTGGTTCAGACTGGTTGCCAAACGCAAATCGTCCGAACTCTTTATGATCAACGTTTTGCTGGTTACTTTGGGCGTGGCCTATCTGACAGAGCTTGAAGGCCTGTCTATGGCATTGGGCGCATTCGTCGCCGGTATGCTGCTTTCCGAAACCGAATACCGCATTCAGGTGGAAGACGACATCCGTCCATTCCGCGATATCCTGCTGGGCTTCTTCTTCATTACCGTCGGTATGAAGCTGGATATTCAGGCGCTGATCGGCAACTGGCAGCAAATCCTGATTTTGTTGGCAATCCTGTTGATTTTGAAAGCACTGGTCGTCTTCATCATCGCTTTGCGCATGAAAAACCCTACGAGCGACAGCCTCAAAAGTGCGCTTTATTTGGCACAAGGCGGCGAGTTCGGCTTCGTAATGCTGGCTATTTCCAGCAAAATCAATATGGTTTCGCCCGAATTGGAACAAGCAGCCACTGCTGCCGTCTTGCTTTCCATGATTGCCGCTCCATTTATCTTGGGCAGCAGCGATGCCATCGTCAGCCGCTTCGTCAAATCCGACTGGGACATGAAAGCCTTGGACTTACACTCCATGCTGGTGGAAACCATGAGCAAATCCGAACACGTCCTAATTATCGGTTTCGGACGCGGCGGTCAATCGGTTGCCCGTGTATTGGCGCAAGAAGGTATCCCCTACTTTGCCCTTGACTTGGACATTGCCCGCGTACAAGTGGCACGCAACGCAGGCGAACCGGTTTCCTTTGGCGATGCCAAACGCCGTGAAGTCTTGGAAGCCGCCGGCTTGGGGCGCGCCAAAATGGTGGTCATCACGCTGAACAATATGCACGAGACCCAACATGTTCTCGGCAACATCATGTCCATGCATCCGAGTATGCCGGTTTATGTTCGCGCCACCAATGACGATTACGTCAAAACCTTTACCGAAATGGGTGCGGAAGAAACCGTCTCCGATACCAAAGAAACCAGCCTGGTGCTGGCAAGCTATGCCATGTTGGGCCACGGTCTCTCTTACAACCATGTTTATCAAACCATAACCCACATCCGTCACAGCCGCTATGCATCGTTGCAGGACTTGTTTGTCGGCAGTGATGATGACAGCTTCTCCGACGAAGACAGCAAGGCCGTCTGCCGCCACGCTTTCCCATTGCAAGGCGAGGCACACGCCATCGGTAAAACCATCCGTGAATTACCATTGGCAGCGCATTATCTGAAACTATTGTTTATCCGCCGCAATACCGGAAAAATCCAAGACCTTGACCCTGATTTCGTTCTGGAAACTGGTGACATTTTGGTTGTCGCAGGCAAGCAGGAAGAAATTATTTCCTTTGAAAACTGGTGCTTGCAGGGAGATATCTAATTATCGGCAAATAAATCTTGCGCGCATCAGGATTTTTTGGTTTAATAGCGTCTTCGCAATTTTGCGCATGGGTGATTAGCTCAGTTGGTAGAGCGTCTGCCTTACAAGCAGAATGTCGGCGGTTCGACTCCGTCATCACCCACCAAGTTTCTTTTTCATCGTCTTTGACAGTGGATGCGCGGTGGTAGCTCAGTTGGTTAGAGTACCGGCCTGTCACGCCGGGGGTCGCGGGTTCGAGCCCCGTCCGCCGCGCCATTATTTAAAAATACTGATTTTTCAGTATCTCCCTTTTTCGGGTGATTAGCTCAGTTGGTAGAGCGTCTGCCTTACAAGCAGAATGTCGGCGGTTCGACTCCGTCATCACCCACCACTTTCCTTTTCATTGTCCCTGACAATGGATGCGCGGTGGTAGCTCAGTTGGTTAGAGTACCGGCCTGTCACGCCGGGGGTCGCG
This genomic interval from Neisseria sp. Marseille-Q5346 contains the following:
- a CDS encoding phosphoribosyltransferase, which encodes MKRKIWYTYDDIHRVIKGLAEKIQNSGTKYDAMIAIGGGGFIPARMLRCFLEIPIYAVTTAYYDNDHEGQVTEEVKKVQWLDPVPDALKGKNVLVVDEVDDSRVTMEFCLNELLKEDFGTVGVAVLHEKIKAKVGKIPEGVPYFSGITVEDWWINYPWDALDIDEHNKLAAQNQ
- the plsX gene encoding phosphate acyltransferase PlsX codes for the protein MITLAVDAMGGDAGLAITVPGAVDFLKQQSDVHLIMVGDEAAVRQALSSAGAPMDRITVCHAAQVVEMDEAPQSALKNKKESSMRIAINQVKEGNAQAAVSAGNTGALMATARFVLKTIPGIERPAIAKFLPSDSEHVTLALDLGANVDCTPEQLVQFAIIGSELVHALHPEKGSPRVALLNVGTEDIKGTEAVKQTFKLLSSSKLNFIGNIESNSVLYGEADVVVADGFVGNVMLKTIEGAVKFMSGAIRREFQSTLFNKLAAIAALPALKGLKGKLDPRKFNGAILLGLRGIVIKSHGGTDEVGFRYALEEAYHEAKSAGLAQIEQGVATQLAALEAAKAAAEQEETPASTTEA
- a CDS encoding beta-ketoacyl-ACP synthase III, which codes for MQYAKISGTGSYLPANRVSNDDLAKKVDTSDEWITTRTGIKFRHIADDSEKTSDLAAESARRALADAGLQADDIDLIIVATATPDMQFPSTATIVQQKLGIANGCPAFDVQAVCAGFMYALTTANAYIKSGMAKNALVIGAETFSRIVDWNDRTTCVLFGDGAGAVVLSASDEPGIIHGKLKADGNYLNLLNVPGQIANGQICGSPYISMDGPGVFKFAVKMLAKIADDVIEEAGYTTNQIDWLVPHQANKRIIDSTAKHLGLSMDKVILTVQDHGNTSAASIPLALDVGIKNGQIKRGQNLLLEGIGGGFAWGAVLVKY
- a CDS encoding DUF1294 domain-containing protein, with the translated sequence MKSLTFALCISSLFLSITAIILPKLAIAYLALSAYVFLLYYRDKQRARNHGRRIPEAKLHLLNLLGGWPGGYCGSLAFRHKTSKPEFVRTFRLTVATNTVATFLLLADTLKHSNQ
- the fabD gene encoding ACP S-malonyltransferase, with amino-acid sequence MSFAFFFPGQGSQSLGMMNGFAEQAIVKATFDEASAVLGQDLWAMINGEDAELIGQTVNTQPIMLAAGIATYRAYLEAGGKIPSVVAGHSLGEYTALVAAGALDFADAVKLVRLRAELMQSAVPQGVGAMAAILGLEDEQVKAICAEAAQGEVVEAVNFNSPGQVVIAGNTAAVERAMAAAKEAGAKRALLLPVSVPSHCSLMKPAAEKLAEALKDITIKQPQIRVIHNADVASYDDADKIKDALVRQLYSPVRWTETVNALVSEGITESAECGPGKVLAGLAKRINKEAACSALTNADQVAAFIEAH
- a CDS encoding DUF4422 domain-containing protein, with amino-acid sequence MSALIYIATHTDDYRFPRISGYIPIFAGKALHGEVTAIQGDDTGKNISILNNQFCELTALYWIWKNSYANIVGLVHYRRYFADLNHPEMNIIHMGKPILDTDRLSDLISSEKRIILPKPKSFGKRRFFKLFKKQKTVYQQYSECHFKKDWLELEKTVHRLFPEYFPSLETVKNDTQMSCCNMFIAHKSFIDAYCTWLFEILFDLYNRLDISDYDNYQRRIFGFMAERLLNVYVRHHATDFDIQYLDITFLE
- the glf gene encoding UDP-galactopyranose mutase — protein: MTQKTEFLIVGAGFTGAVIARELAEAGHKIIVIDQRNHIAGNCHTERDQETGVMEHVYGPHIFHTDDEEVWNYVNKHGEFIPYTNRVKTTYNNQVYSLPVNLHTINQFYQKAFSPAEAYQHITEIADNSIVEPKNFEEQALKFIGKDLYEAFFKGYTQKQWGRSPIELPASILKRLPVRFNYNDNYFAHRFQAIPKDGYTVVVQSILNHPNISVSLNTAFSVEAAEGKHIIWTGKLDEYFQYAQGRLAYRTLDFEKHSAEGDFQGCAVMNYGNADIPYTRIAEHKHFTPWEEHEKTIYFKEFSRECGEGDIPYYPVNLSSSSGLLEGYFALAEKENGVTFAGRLGTYRYMDMDVTIKEALKLSRRMLEDLNAAKPLASFYHK
- the fabG gene encoding 3-oxoacyl-ACP reductase FabG; protein product: MSTQDLSGKVALVTGASRGIGAAIADTLAAAGAKVIGTATSESGAAAISERLAQWGGEGRALNSAEPETIENLIADIEKAFGKLDILVNNAGITRDNLLMRMKEEEWDDIMQINLKSVFRASKAVLRGMMKQRAGRIINITSVVGVMGNAGQTNYAAAKAGLIGFSKSMAREVGSRGITVNCVAPGFIDTDMTRALPEETRKTFEAQTSLGKFGEAQDIADAVLFLASDQAKYITGQTLHVNGGMLMP
- a CDS encoding monovalent cation:proton antiporter family protein, which translates into the protein MHEFSLAPIVIVLLVSVITVICCRKFNIPSMLGYLLVGFIAGPGMFKLIPQSHATDYLGEIGIVFLMFSIGLEFSLPKLKAMRRLVFGLGGLQVIITMLSIMGILMAMGTPFNWAFATAGALTMSSTAIVSRILSEKTELGQPHGQMAMGVLLMQDIAVVPLMILIPALAGGSEGNLWVELGLAGLKMLLTLGILFVVGSRVMSRWFRLVAKRKSSELFMINVLLVTLGVAYLTELEGLSMALGAFVAGMLLSETEYRIQVEDDIRPFRDILLGFFFITVGMKLDIQALIGNWQQILILLAILLILKALVVFIIALRMKNPTSDSLKSALYLAQGGEFGFVMLAISSKINMVSPELEQAATAAVLLSMIAAPFILGSSDAIVSRFVKSDWDMKALDLHSMLVETMSKSEHVLIIGFGRGGQSVARVLAQEGIPYFALDLDIARVQVARNAGEPVSFGDAKRREVLEAAGLGRAKMVVITLNNMHETQHVLGNIMSMHPSMPVYVRATNDDYVKTFTEMGAEETVSDTKETSLVLASYAMLGHGLSYNHVYQTITHIRHSRYASLQDLFVGSDDDSFSDEDSKAVCRHAFPLQGEAHAIGKTIRELPLAAHYLKLLFIRRNTGKIQDLDPDFVLETGDILVVAGKQEEIISFENWCLQGDI